AAGGAACTTTTATTAGCTTAGTAATAATCATATTGTCTTTGTTGCACAGTAATTTATTTGTATGTGCTGACTGGTGACAGTTTCACATGAATGGTAGTTCGACCACCGTATTAAATGCATAACACTCTTTGTGATAGTATATCATTAGGATAAGTTGATTTTGTTATGGAAGTAGTATATCATTAGGATAAGTTGATTTTGTTATGGAAGTTATGACATCTTGAACTCCAAGTTCTTTTGGATATACCAGTTTCCTGGTTTTTTGCATCCATCAGGACAAATTGGATGACCATTCAGATGATAAATTTGTGATAACAGTATAGCATCTGCATAGGGTTTGCCTGGTATGTATATATGCTTGGGTACATACAGCAATGCACCGCATCCTTTCCCTTAGTAACCATGTTGATGTTTTAGTTGAGGTAGTTTTTTTTAAGGTGTCTTCTAGAAAACATGCTCTGCCAATTTTTATCACAACATATCTGATTATGCAAGCGGATGGTTTATTATTTACAAGTAAATTTCATGCTATTCTCCTAAGCAGCAATGACGGACCGTGGCGTGCCGCATTAAAGCAATGTTGCTCAGTTGCTAAGCATGTTCTTCTGGTCTTTTTCCGGTCATATACTTTCTACAGTTGATGGTTATAAGGTGGATTGAAATTCCTTATCATGCTATTAGTTCGGCAAATTCTATGGTATCATGGAATTTATATTATTATGTGTCGTCATGCAATTTGGCCTTGTCGCATGCCGCATCACCTCTTTAAAGTACTGCGAACAGGCGTTAAGAAAAATAATTCAGAATCATGTGAGACACCCTCCGATATGTGCAACATCATATATGGTCATTATATGGGAAGCTTTGGGGTTCCAATGGCGAAATATTTACAGTGCACTTTGTTACTCTTTTCTTCATTGTTTGGTACATTCAGCAAGGGATATTGTACCTAGCTAACCTCAAATATTGGAGATGGGTGATGTTTCGAAGCGAGCAGCTACGTGAATTACTCTAACCAAGTAACAGTGcaaacaacaaaacagtggacATCCGTTGCATCTTGGAGTGATCTGTGCCTGGACAGCAGGGTGTGGAATCAAGGTACATGTGGGATGTTGTCAATTTGTGAGTGCTTCTTTTCTAGCTGTCAACAATTGCACAAAGACTATTTAATTTTTTGTTGTGAACACAGTACTCTAATATGCTGATGCTGTTGAGCGAAGTTAAATTCTCTAAAAACGTGGTGTCATTAGGAATGTAGTATCTGGAGATATCGTTGGATTTGGCTTTTTATTTGCTTTGCTGTTAGTACTTGGCAGCCCAATCCTCTGTTAGCCGGACCGCCTCTTTGTACTTTAGGACATCAGGGCGCATCCTAATATTACTGACATTCTAGTAGACACACTGCTAGTTACAATGGTAGCAAGAACTATTTTTACTGCCAGATTCAAGTTCACCGAACCAATTTCTACGAGGACTGGTGAAAACCTTCTCATTATCCATTTCCCTAACTTGCAGCACTCTTCTTTGAACCATCTTTCTTTTGGCAGGAGTGTCCGTCGGGAGGATCGGATGCATAACAAGAAAGAAAGAACAGTAGTAGTGCCTGCGTGCAAACAATCTTTATTACCGAGCTCTTGTAATGCTGGGTGTTCCTCTGCTCAAAGCCCATATCTCAGATGCATGCCTATTGGAATATCCCATCATCAGGATGAAATTATTTATTTAGGGCAGTTCCCCTTTCCTCTCTTATACCAACTTCACATCCTAAACGCCAAAAGGAAGGGCAAAGCAAACTCGACCTGGTGATTTTTGATCATTTCATTGATGTGTTTTTCAGTGAAAGCTGAGATGGGTCAAGTGTTGAGAATCAACTATTGCCCTATTTTTCTTATTTCTCTATCCTAAATTAATACTTGGCGAGGATTAGTCAAGCAAACTATACCATGTCATTCTCATTTTCTCATACTTCCTCCGGAGTCAGCGGCATTTATTTTGGCATGGCGGGAGTACCAGTTTCTATTTTATTGTAGGTGTAAGGAAAAAAAGTGTAATGCAGAATATCTGGTAGGCTATAATTAACAGCGGAAATGTCATATTACTGTTGATGGGATGAATACGATATTGTTCTCTTGGGATTAAGTGTCTTAGAAAATACTAAAATCGGGTGACCACCGTATCTGGTTCATCTCAATCTTGTCATTCAGAAGAGTTATAAATTATGTAACAATAATTATTTGGATCATGCTTGATATTTCACAGTAATCCAGAACAGTGATTTTGCTCAGAGGCTCACAGTAATATTACTTAAAACCCCATGCAAATTTGTTGGGTGCATGTGTTCACATGCCTGGTCTTATTTTCTCTTGGATCTACGTCGCTCTCTCTCCAATCTAAATTTCTGGGAGCATGCAATGATGGTAGGTCTCACATGCATCTGATTCGTGTATAATTTGGTGTGCTATCGTTGATGGCACTTGTTCCACCTGATCTGACCACTGACCGAGCACTTGTTTTTTCTGATAATACACAGAAGCATGTTGTGTGTTATAGTATTTCTGCACCGTATATCTAGTATTTTCTTGTATTTGGTATCATGGACTATTGAGCGGCAGTGGTCATTGTGATGACCATTTCATGTTGTACAAGGAAAATATGAACAAGTTGGCCCTGTCTGTGAGGGAAACcaggctgaaaactgtttataagGAAGATACTTATGGTCATGGTTATGTTTTTCTCGTTGTTGGTGAATGATGCCCACCATGCTGTTTCAAAATGCGTTAGGTTTATTTTTCTCTAAAACGTGAACCTAGCTACTTGCTAGCAACCAAAGGTGTCCCAAAATTTGGGCTTACAGGAAGCACCGTTTCCCGTGATAACATGGACGGCTGGACGCTTGTGCAGGGTTAGCTGAGCACCACCAATATTGACATCCTTATCGCCGCATCTGCTCCGACATTGCTGCCATTAATCTACAAATGGTGATCTTTTGATTAGATTCTTCCTTTCTTGACTAAACTATTGGTCTCTGTTTCAGCTGCCCCAGATCCTGTGCGCTCGGTGTCTGCTGATGAGCACGCAAGGCAAGCGTCTCCCATGTGATGTGCCTCTGATGCCGCACACAATTCCGTGTGCTAATCGTCTGACAGAGAGACGGTGGTGATCGTGTTTTCTGGGCGCAATAAAGCTTTTTAGTCATGGCTCCGTTTCCAGCCCATGTTGAGGTTCTCGGTGCGTCTTTCCTCTCTCCATCGTACGTCTCTCGCTTTCCCATTGTCTTTACCATTAATGCGTCAGCTGTTGATGAAAATGTGAGCCAGCTAATAGCGGGCCTCTGCACGCTGTGGTGGCTGCAGTTTTGCTGTGCCGAAAGGGGTACCtctatcaatgttgctttgtacaCATAATTTCTCGACGGTTCGCTTAAGTCATCTTTTTTCTTGCTTGCTACTATATGAAATAATACGTTGGCATATATGTAATGCGTGTTGTTAAAGCTTAGTCATGTCTTGAGGAAGTCTTGATCCACTATCTAATACTGTACGCTGGAAGTCTGTCCTCATTCGTCCTTTGCCCACAGTATTAAGCAAGCTGCGTTTGGTCTGAGCGATCAATTCCATCTACCACGAACCTATTTGCTCTTATAAAGAAAAGAGGGAGAACCCATAACGGATTCGGTTGAAAACAGAAGCTGGTCATACATACGATGTTGGCTGCGAACCCGGAGAAAAGAATTCTCCGAGGAACAACTCAACAGAGATAGTACTACAATAACAAAGCAAACGATGGCGTATGGTTAGATAGGTAATCTCGATTTGTTTTCCTGCCTTGACCAGGTCAACCCATTTGAGGATGGATGAATGATAATGGCAACTTGGTGAGAACAATTCATTTAAGAAGCGGCCATGGCCGCAACAACCAGCGGTCCTCCCTCCTGCCCTCTTCCCTCCCCTCTACTCTAGTTAGGTGGAAGAGGTTTTTGTTAAGCTTTGAGCTGTTTCCTTTGGCTCCATCCTCCTTTCCAGTCCATGAAAAGCACAGCACATTCCCAACTGCCACCTTGCTCCGTCGCCTCCCAGCTGTGTGTTGTGTCCCGTGCCCTTTAATTAGCCCGCTGTCAGTTCCAGCAGGCTTCTGAAACTCCCCAATCATAAGAACCATCCTGCCCTGCCCTGCGCCAACTTCCATCGCTCTGCTAGCCTTCCGGCTGCtgctccccccctctctccctctcctcctcgttTCCTCTTGTGAATTGTGATCAAGAggggagcgagagagaagaagagcgGGGAGGGGAAAGAAGGATCAATCGCCCGAGAGCTTCTCCCTGATCAGTTCATCACCAGGCGCAATCATCCTCATCGTTTCTTAATGGCCGTGAGTATCTGTCTATCTATCTCACTATGTTTGCGTTGCGTCTCCCTTTTTTGGTTACCGATGCTTTACTCTCTACTCCGGctcagtgcatgcatgcatgcatgattcGATATGGCCGCTTGATCATTATgcattttaatttgtttttacaATTTTAGGAGCTCATGATTGGTGCGCTTGCATAATTGTGATCAGTAGGggagtatatatgtatgtatgtacacGTATGGACGTATGGAATTGACCATGGTTGGGCATGGAGCGTTGATGGTGGGGTGGATCATGGGCGGTGCCGCCGTCCCCATGTGCGAGCATCAAGTTGGCAAACACATGGTTACTGTTAGGCAGCTGCAGCAGCAGACAAGGAGTTAGGGCTCACGGATCTGGGCATGATATGAGGCACATGGCATGGCCCGTCCTCAGATCCATCTAACATGATACCTCTCGGTCTCTGCTGCCATGACTGGAAGGATTCTTCAGAACGGAGAAAAGGAGACcgagctttgctttgctttgcttgggATGGACGATTGATTGTTTAGAATTAGACGTCCAAACCACTCCTCTCATGCCTACTATCCGCTGCATCTAGCTGACTGGCAGGTCGAGTTTGGTGTTTATGACTACTCGCTAGCTGTTGTTGGGTTTGACATATCTGTACTGTAATGTGACAGTTGACGCAAGCAGCCTGTTATTCATTTCACTTTCCGACGAAGCGTACCTTGGTTGGTCTTAGCTGGGAGCTTGCTGACATATATATAGGTGCCatacctaatttttcctcttGATATTTAAGGGCCGGTAACTACCACTTGCACTTTAAGATTCGACTTGCTCTGAAACTTTAAGCAACCAGAAAATGTGCAAGTAAATAAAAACTGAGGTCAAAACTGTAGTACTCCTACGGACTTGGTGAAATTATATCTGGTTATTACTACTACTAAGATTTGTGTTGGCGTGTGCGTGTGCTGTGCGTGTGCGTGTGCAGGGGAAAGGAGGGCCGGTGGTTCCCAAGTTCGGGTCGTGGGACGCCGAGAACATCGGCTACACCGTCTTCTTCGAGAAGGTGCGCGAGAACAAGACCGCGCCGGTGCCGGGTgcggcgccggcgccgccgcccagGGCGCACGACGACCAAGAGTTCGACCCCTACGAGTACTACGAGAACCTCAGCCGGAACGTGCCCTCGCGCCCGCCCAGCTCGCACGGCCACGGCCACCAGGCGCCGGCGCAGCACTACGACCACCTCGGCGGTAGCGTGCCCTCGCGGCCGCCGAGCTCGCACGGGCACGGGCACGGGCacggccacccctcgccggcgCAGCACTACCCCGCGCAGCACGGCCACGGGGGGTACCACCGGCGGAACGGGAGCAACGGCAGCAGCGCCGCGTCCGAGGTCAGCAGCCGCGCCAGCAAGTTCTCGCCGCCCAGGCCGTACCAGCCGCGCTACGGCAACAACGGCGGGAGCTACAACCAGCACCACCAGCAGGGCGCCGGCGAGTACGCCGCACCGGGGCCAAGGCACCACCCGCACGCCGCGCCGGCGCCGAGGGCCGTCGCGTCTCctccgcgccacgcgccaccgcCGGCGAACGAGCGGCATGGCGCGCCGCAGGCCCGTGCCGCCAAGGCCCCGTCGGCCGTGCCCAAGTTCGGCGTGTGGGACGAGCAGAACGCGAACGCGAACGCGGCGGCGCAGGGCTTCACGGTGCAGTTCGAGAAGGTGAAGCGGCACCGGGAGGCCGCCAAGGCCGCCGCGCCGGACGTGCCGCCGCAGCTCTCGCCGGACCGGGCGGCGCCCACGTGGGGCCACCCGCGGAGGAAGCCCAAGAAATCCTTCCTGTCCAAGGTCCGTGTGCCCATAACGTTTTACAGTTCAGTTTTACTGCATGCTCGACCCACGGTGGCGTAAAATTTGACTTTACTTGACTCGTTTTACGCAGGTTTACGGGTGCCTGTTCCCGGTGGTCAGACAGTGATGGGGCAGCGGGTTGTTAGTATTAATCCGACCGTAGTGGCTGCTGCTTTTGATCTTATATATACATGTTTTCCGAAAGGAACCCTTGGTTGATAATGTATACAGTATTTCATTTGTTCTTTGGTTGTTCGTTGTTACGGTACTACTATATGTATACTCCCGGTATTAATAAATCATGGCAAGATAAACGAGATTGCTAAATCTCAGTTGTTCGGACTAGGACGGCGTACACCCCGAAGAGAGGATGCCGTGCTTGATGTAAAATTGTTTAGTTTAGGCATTTAGCTTAGCTTAAAATAGATTGATGTATTTACACGTGCAACCACTCCGTCTTCTAAACCGGGGTCATTGAATGCATAACAAATCTCAGATGATGTGATTTTTTCACCCTGTATGCAATTCAAACAGAGTCATAATCGAACCCACAACAAACCTGAGATGATGTGACTTTTCCATCTTCTAGGCAATTCAAAACTGGTCACATTAGCTTAAATTTACTAATGTTAGAAAGGAAGGTGCCAAaacaaagtatttgtttcaagcgCTGTGGTGTCCTTGAGCTTCAAAGTCTCCAAAAAAGCCCTCTTGATCGAGAAGAGTAAGCATTGGCTTAGACTTAACTAAGTCTTGATCAATGTTATATTCGTGAGATTTTTTAAAGATTCATGTAATTTTTTTATACGTTATATGTTATATCACTAGACATGGGTTTGGTTAAGCCTCAGCCAACTGATATTTAGCCACACTTCAAGATAGACACACTTGGATTACGTGAGGCCTTATGCTGTTGCAAGATGAACAAAGTGTTAGAAATAAATGGGCTAGATCCATAACATTTTGTGAAATATTAAATAGTGGCTCATGAATAAAATATCAAGTGGTGACTCTAAGTTTAGTCCCACGCTAGATGGAAGACTTGAACAATTTTATATAATGAGTTCTCTACACCAGACTTAATGATATGTGAAGGGCAGAAATAGAAGACCATATGCGTGCTAGCTCGCGTGGTCGGACTCAACTATGGGCTCGACGCGTGGCAGCGTGTGAATGGTCCACTGAAATACGGTTTGTTGCATTCCAGGGGTGCAACTTTCTTTTTTGGTTTTATTTCTTGATGTTTTGATGGAGAAGTTCATTGTTTCCTTGTCTCAACCAAATATACATCAAATACACCTAAAGTTTTGCCTTATCTTACAACTTGTGTTGCCATCCTAGACTACTCTATCTTAAACGTTGGCGTGTGGGAGAGCAGATCTCTGGAACCATTCGTCCTTGCGATCATGTACCGAAAGAGGACGAATTAGATTTTTGGAAAACGATATGCGCGACTGTGCATGCTCGTCATGACGAGTCGTCTTCTGTGCAAGTCGGGCGGTGCTACTCATCACCGTCTCCATCGTAGTCAACACCAGATCGTTGTCAACATCGTAATCAACATTGTCGCTCATGGAGCAGGTAACAACATTACGTCCATCATGATTTGTTCATGTCTCTATTTGTAGTTGTTATTTCGTGCGCGATGCTTCTGTGTATGTTTTCATGTCCACCTAGTATGCTAGATTGTTGCATGCTAATTTCTGTTATAGTTATGAATTATTTACTGGAATTAATCCTAAACTTTCCTAATatttcaacaatccaaaaacctaattgtaGGCAATTTCCTATGTTAACTATAGCTGGATTCGCTGATGCACTGAGGCCGAATAAGTTTACCGGTGTGCACTTTAAGAGGTGGCATGTGAAGTCCATGCTCTCCCTTACTGCTTTGAAAGTTTTCCACATTATTGTTGGCGTGCCAGAGGGAATTTTTGAGGAAAATCAGAGAAAGTTCCAGGAAGACAATACTATGTTTGTGGGATGCATTACGAGTACTCTTGTCGACCGACTGTGTGATGTGTACATGCACATACAAGATGGAAAGACAATGTGAAATGCACTGAATGCTAAGTTCGGTGCAATAGATGCAAGGAGTTAACTATACATCATGGAGAGTTTTCATGACTACAAGATGGTGAATAACCATTCTATGatcgaacaagctcatgagatacattGCATTGTGAAGGAGTTGGAACTCCTTAAATGTGTTCTACCGATAAATTCGTGGATGGTTGCATGATTGCAAAGTTATCCCCTTCATGAAGGAATTTTGCCACAACTCTGAAACATAAGAGACATGAGATATCAGTAGAAAATCTGATTGCatctcttgatgttgaagagaaaTCTTGGGCTAAAGATACTACTAAGAAAGGAGGTGAAGCTCAGCTTACTGCAAATATGGTGCACAGGTATCTAGAGaacaagaaaaaaaggaaaaaacaagcaTGTTTTCAGCATGCTTGTCAAGACTACTACCTTGAAGAAGAAGGTTAACAAGGCTAAGCTAGAGTGCTACACGTGTGGAAAGTCCAAACACTTTTCGAAGGAATGCCTAGAACGTGTGGACCATAGAGAGAAAACGAGCTCCAAGATTGCCAATATGGTGACTGCTAGCAATACTGATGTGTATGGTAATTTACCTATTGTTCTTTTAGTATTTCAATCATCTTCGTGGTGGATTGATTCAGGTGCTAATGTTCACATGTGTGCTGACGTCTCTTTGTTCACTTGTTATCCCGTCACAAAGAATTGTACCTTCCCAATGGGGAACGGGTcacatgcttccgttcgtggtattAACACGACGGATCTGAAGTTCACTCCGGGGAAGATCGTGCACCTAAGGAACATGCAACATGtccctactatgaacaagaatcttCTATGTTGGGACGAGTTTAAGGT
This genomic stretch from Hordeum vulgare subsp. vulgare chromosome 6H, MorexV3_pseudomolecules_assembly, whole genome shotgun sequence harbors:
- the LOC123403073 gene encoding extensin-like, with amino-acid sequence MAGKGGPVVPKFGSWDAENIGYTVFFEKVRENKTAPVPGAAPAPPPRAHDDQEFDPYEYYENLSRNVPSRPPSSHGHGHQAPAQHYDHLGGSVPSRPPSSHGHGHGHGHPSPAQHYPAQHGHGGYHRRNGSNGSSAASEVSSRASKFSPPRPYQPRYGNNGGSYNQHHQQGAGEYAAPGPRHHPHAAPAPRAVASPPRHAPPPANERHGAPQARAAKAPSAVPKFGVWDEQNANANAAAQGFTVQFEKVKRHREAAKAAAPDVPPQLSPDRAAPTWGHPRRKPKKSFLSKVYGCLFPVVRQ